The Lactuca sativa cultivar Salinas chromosome 2, Lsat_Salinas_v11, whole genome shotgun sequence genome includes a window with the following:
- the LOC111885282 gene encoding zinc finger BED domain-containing protein RICESLEEPER 2-like, protein MDDGGSTTNLLSPIKDMGAETGVGIDNLSSQLVHGMDHTTTPNEDTTSHIPNENESVTEKNNEAGEDEVQLTRKRKKTSKVWDDFVVVTLRDGAKKAECTHCKSRLAPSGCDVDFVPPLIGPDTKYDENKMREAIANWILSTEQPFATMEDVMFVKMMKTTTPLFEKVSRVTITSDCFKVYEHEKKKLKALTKAASKISLTTDCWKSSHQKVEYMVITAHFVDHNWRLQKRVLSFVHVPPPRTAVDIADGIYKCLQEWEIKDKIFTISVDNAAYNDKALRRLKETFSRVKKLSCGGRLFHIRCCAHILNLLVKDGLAIIDHIIGDVREGIKYINNSEGRRLNFSKAAHQMQIRDRKLMLDVPTRWNSTYDMLCMALKFKDAFPRYAEYEPHFHHLPTDEDWENVQSVCEILKVFKVCTNIISGSDYPTANLYLIEVFRVKQTLDKGSLSANDFIRDMVKKMKEKFDKYWGECHLVMAIASVLDPRFKMKLVEFCFPTLYQNSDENIKEVKNALYEMYSEYLEMHDTLVRESAAHGSEHERNVLRLNEGTSLGSEWEAFGEFIKAVDLERPEKSELDMYLEEGVYREKGQTGTESFNALEWWNVHKLKYRVLSLMARDVLPIPISTVASKATFSAGGRVIDPYRASLGSDTVQMLICGGDWIRQVHGVKKKLKKEEFPIEVLLPEVNTK, encoded by the exons ATGGATGATGGAGGGTCTACAACAAACCTGTTAAGTCCAATAAAAGATATGGGGGCCGAAACAGGTGTTGGGATTGATAATTTGTCATCACAATTAGTACATGGTATGGATCACACAACTACTCCAAATGAAGATACGACAAGTCATATTCCTAATGAAAATGAAAGTGTGACAGAAAAAAATAACGAAGCTGGTGAAGATGAAGTACAATTAACGAGAAAacgaaaaaaaacatcaaaagtaTGGGATGACTTTGTTGTAGTTACACTCCGAGATGGTGCGAAAAAAGCCGAGTGCACTCACTGTAAGTCGAGGTTGGCT CCTAGTGGGTGTGATGTGGATTTTGTGCCACCATTGATCGGACCGGATACAAAATATGATGAAAACAAGATGAGGGAGGCCATAGCTAATTGGATACTAAGTACTGAGCAACCATTTGCTACTATGGAAGAtgtcatgtttgtgaaaatgatgaaGACAACTACTCCATTGTTTGAGAAAGTAAGCAGAGTTACAATTACATCAGACTGTTTTAAGGTATACGAGCATGAGAAGAAAAAGTTGAAAGCCCTTACAAAAGCTGCCTCTAAAATCAGTTTAACAACTGATTGTTGGAAGTCTTCGCATCAGAAAGTTGAGTATATGGTTATTACTGCACACTTTGTAGATCATAATTGGAG ATTACAGAAACGTGTATTAAGTTTTGTACATGTTCCTCCTCCTCGTACTGCGGTTGATATTGCTGATGGTATTTACAAGTGTTTGCAAGAGTGGGAAATTAAAGATAAGATTTTCACCATCTCAGTTGACAACGCAGCTTATAATGACAAAGCTTTAAGAAGATTGAAAGAAACTTTTTCGCGTGTAAAAAAACTTTCATGTGGTGGTAGATTATTTCATATACGGTGTTGTGCACATATATTGAATCTTCTAGTGAAAGATGGTCTTGCAATAATTGATCATATCATCGGTGATGTTCGTGAGGGTATAAAGTATATTAACAATTCGGAGGGTAGACGTCTAAATTTTTCAAAGGCTGCACATCAAATGCAAATACGTGATCGGAAGTTAATGCTTGATGTTCCAACACGATGGAATTCAACCTATGATATGTTGTGCATGGCTCTAAAGTTCAAAGATGCTTTCCCAAG GTATGCAGAGTATGAACCACATTTTCATCACTTGCCAACTGACGAAGATTGGGAAAATGTTCAAAGTGTATGTGAAATTTTGAAGGTTTTTAAG GTGTGCACGAATATCATCTCAGGCAGTGATTATCCTACTGCTAATTTATATCTAATTGAAGTGTTTAGAGTGAAGCAAACTCTTGATAAAGGCTCATTATCTGCAAATGATTTTATTCGTGATATGGTGAAGAAAATGAAGGAAAAGTTTGACAAGTATTGGGGTGAGTGCCACCTTGTAATGGCAATAGCTTCTGTGTTAGATCCACGGTTCAAGATGAAGTTGGTTGAGTTTTGTTTTCCAACACTTTATCAAAATTCAGACGAGAACATTAAAGAAGTGAAGAATGCACTTTATGAAATGTATTCAGAGTATTTAGAGATGCATGATACATTAGTTAGGGAATCTGCAGCACATGGAAGCGAACATGAAAGAAATGTTTTAAGGTTGAATGAAGGTACATCACTTGGATCTGAATGGGAGGCGTTTGGAGAGTTCATAAAGGCTGTAGATTTGGAGAGACCAGAAAAGTCAGAGCTTGATATGTATTTAGAAGAAGGTGTTTATAGGGAGAAAGGACAAACAGGAACGGAATCATTTAATGCTTTAGAGTGGTGGAATGTGCACAAGTTAAAGTATCGTGTTTTGTCATTGATGGCTAGAGATGTACTTCCAATCCCGATTTCTACTGTTGCATCTAAAGCAACTTTTAGTGCCGGGGGTAGAGTTATTGATCCATATCGAGCTTCATTGGGGTCCGACACAGTACAAATGTTGATTTGCGGAGGAGATTGGATTAGGCAAGTTCATGGAGTCAAGAAAAAATTAAAG AAGGAGGAGTTTCCTATTGAGGTTTTACTGCCTGAGGTGAACACAAAGTAA